The following are encoded in a window of Candidatus Nanopelagicales bacterium genomic DNA:
- the nuoE gene encoding NADH-quinone oxidoreductase subunit NuoE, with translation MAINEQTLASMRELVARYPQPRSALLPMLHLVQSAEGEVTSEGIAACAEVLGISPAEVTGVSTFYTMYKRKPVGEHHIGVCVNTLCGLLGGDAVYEALSERLGVGHNEPTADGKFSLERIECQAACTHAPVMTVDWEFMDDVTPTSALDVVERLSRGERVESTRGPVIRNFQATEHTLAFPDDGLAGEGSSVDAKMLAGLRYAKEHNMAAPRSGQEG, from the coding sequence ATGGCCATTAACGAGCAGACACTTGCGAGCATGCGCGAACTTGTCGCACGCTACCCACAGCCGCGCTCTGCGCTACTGCCAATGCTGCATCTTGTGCAAAGCGCCGAAGGTGAAGTCACGAGCGAGGGCATTGCTGCTTGTGCTGAGGTGCTTGGCATATCGCCTGCTGAAGTCACTGGAGTTTCAACGTTCTACACGATGTACAAGCGCAAGCCAGTTGGCGAACACCACATTGGTGTTTGCGTCAACACGTTGTGTGGCCTCCTTGGTGGCGATGCCGTGTACGAAGCACTTTCTGAACGCCTTGGTGTTGGTCACAACGAACCGACTGCTGATGGCAAGTTCTCACTTGAGCGCATTGAATGTCAGGCAGCATGTACGCACGCGCCAGTTATGACCGTCGACTGGGAATTCATGGACGACGTCACACCAACATCGGCACTGGATGTTGTTGAGCGTTTATCGCGTGGCGAACGCGTTGAATCAACGCGCGGTCCAGTTATCCGTAACTTCCAAGCAACTGAGCACACTTTGGCGTTCCCTGACGACGGCCTTGCCGGAGAAGGTAGTTCGGTCGATGCCAAGATGCTCGCAGGTTTGCGTTACGCAAAAGAACACAACATGGCGGCCCCTCGTTCCGGACAGGAGGGCTAA
- the nuoF gene encoding NADH-quinone oxidoreductase subunit NuoF: MTLTPVITEHWDQPDLYTLDGYKRVGGYVALEKALKQDPDAIISTVKDSGLRGRGGAGFPTGMKWSFVPQNDGKPHYLVVNADESEPGACKDIPIMMANPHALIEGVIITSFAIRANHAFIYIRGEVPNALRKVASAVAEARRAGLVGKNILGSGFDLEIVVHSGAGAYICGEETALLDSLEGFRGQPRLKPPFPAVAGLYASPTVINNVETICNIPYIIDRGVDWFRSFGTEKSPGFKVWAVSGHVNNPGIFEAPLGITMRQLLEYAGGVRGGGKVKFWLPGGSSVPLLTEEHLDLPMTYEEMAAAGTMLGTGTPMIFDETVSVVKAVTRWLEFYKHESCGKCTPCREGTYWITGMLENFEHGHAKESDLELLVSACNQISGRSFCALGDAAATPFPAALKYFRDEFVAATNSPVDDAFDPVASYIYAGAATR, encoded by the coding sequence ATGACTCTTACCCCCGTAATTACCGAGCACTGGGATCAACCAGATCTCTACACGCTGGATGGATACAAGCGCGTTGGTGGATATGTCGCTCTTGAAAAGGCGTTGAAGCAAGATCCTGACGCAATTATCAGCACTGTTAAGGATTCTGGCCTGCGTGGCCGCGGTGGCGCAGGTTTCCCTACGGGAATGAAGTGGAGCTTCGTTCCACAAAATGATGGCAAGCCTCACTACCTCGTGGTGAACGCTGACGAGTCAGAGCCTGGTGCCTGCAAAGACATTCCCATCATGATGGCCAACCCGCACGCGTTGATCGAAGGCGTGATCATTACGTCGTTTGCGATTCGCGCAAACCACGCCTTCATCTACATTCGCGGTGAGGTACCAAACGCTCTTCGTAAGGTGGCAAGTGCAGTTGCGGAAGCGCGACGTGCCGGGCTTGTGGGCAAGAACATCTTGGGTTCAGGATTTGACCTTGAAATCGTTGTGCATTCAGGTGCAGGTGCATATATCTGCGGTGAGGAAACTGCGCTCCTTGATTCACTCGAGGGTTTCCGCGGTCAACCGCGTTTGAAGCCACCGTTTCCTGCTGTCGCAGGTTTGTATGCATCACCAACAGTGATCAACAACGTTGAAACCATCTGCAATATCCCGTACATCATTGATCGCGGTGTTGATTGGTTCCGTTCATTTGGTACGGAGAAGTCACCGGGCTTCAAGGTGTGGGCAGTTTCCGGGCACGTGAACAACCCGGGCATCTTCGAAGCACCACTGGGCATCACGATGCGTCAGCTCTTGGAATATGCCGGCGGTGTCCGTGGTGGCGGAAAGGTGAAGTTCTGGCTTCCAGGCGGTTCATCGGTGCCTTTGCTTACTGAAGAACATCTTGATCTACCGATGACCTACGAAGAGATGGCTGCTGCCGGAACCATGCTTGGCACCGGAACACCAATGATCTTCGACGAAACGGTCAGCGTCGTAAAGGCAGTTACTCGATGGCTTGAGTTCTATAAGCATGAGTCCTGCGGAAAGTGCACACCGTGCCGTGAAGGCACGTACTGGATCACCGGCATGCTGGAAAACTTCGAGCACGGTCACGCCAAGGAATCAGATCTCGAACTGCTGGTCAGTGCGTGTAACCAGATTTCTGGCCGTTCGTTCTGTGCGTTGGGTGATGCGGCAGCGACGCCGTTCCCAGCTGCACTCAAGTACTTCCGTGACGAATTTGTCGCGGCAACCAATTCACCGGTCGATGATGCATTCGATCCGGTGGCTTCCTACATCTACGCGGGAGCTGCAACCCGATGA
- a CDS encoding NADH-quinone oxidoreductase subunit G, protein MSENLTTEVVPMVNVNIDGVAIAVPKGTLAIRAAEMIGVEIPRFCDHPLLEPVAACRACLIEVEGMPKPQPACAQVVNDGMTIRTQQSSEVAKEAQEGVMEFLLINHPLDCPVCDKGGECPLQNQAMSVGRPESRFEGEKRTFEKPINVSAQILLDRERCVSCARCTRFADQIAGDPMIELLERGASQQVGTADDQPFDSYFSGNTVQICPVGALTSAAYRFRSRPFDLVSVPTTCEHCASGCSLRTDYRRGEITRRLAWENPEVNEDWNCDKGRFAFPYLTEGRISTPLVRENGELRPASWPEAIDVAARGLTQAGASTGVLTGGRLTQEDAYAYAKFARAILGTDNIDFRARATSAEETQLLRSTIAGTPIKVTYDALESAPFVLLVSFEPEDESPMVFLRLRKAHTKVASIGAVATRGLNKMGGTLITAAPGDEAAALNNLSADLKQALTQPGAVILVGERIAASEGAASAVAKLASDTGAALAWVPRRAGERGALDAGALAGLLPGGRPLTDASARAEVSAVWGIDADALPSSVGLSGDSILNAASRETLWALVVGGVDAVDLPEPEVTAAAVRRAGFVVSLDHHHSEFTQSADVVLPIALVTEKAGTFVDWEGRPRPFGQVFKDALAMTDATVLGMIANAIGKQAGAWDVAGIRREIAGLGHWNGAREDAPALQGSAKDVDGFRLASWRELLDAGVMQEGEPFLAATAREVVALVSANSSAQLGSPATVTVAGPSGSVVLPLVIGDVIDNVIFVPMNSTDCSIYRDLGARIGSSVAVTAGGVA, encoded by the coding sequence ATGAGCGAAAACCTCACCACTGAAGTGGTGCCAATGGTCAATGTGAACATTGATGGCGTTGCCATTGCTGTCCCCAAGGGCACCTTGGCAATCCGCGCCGCCGAAATGATCGGCGTGGAGATCCCACGTTTTTGTGACCACCCATTGCTCGAGCCGGTTGCTGCTTGTCGCGCTTGCTTGATCGAAGTTGAAGGCATGCCAAAGCCGCAGCCTGCATGTGCGCAGGTTGTGAACGATGGCATGACCATTCGTACGCAGCAGTCATCCGAGGTCGCTAAGGAAGCACAAGAAGGCGTGATGGAGTTCCTGCTCATCAATCACCCACTTGATTGCCCTGTATGCGACAAGGGCGGCGAATGCCCACTTCAAAACCAAGCGATGTCTGTTGGTCGACCAGAATCACGCTTTGAAGGTGAAAAGCGCACGTTCGAAAAGCCAATTAACGTCAGCGCTCAGATTCTTCTCGATCGCGAGCGTTGTGTTTCCTGCGCACGTTGCACGCGCTTTGCAGATCAGATCGCTGGCGATCCAATGATCGAACTTCTTGAGCGCGGCGCAAGCCAGCAAGTCGGCACTGCGGACGATCAGCCCTTTGATTCCTACTTCTCAGGCAACACGGTACAAATTTGCCCAGTGGGTGCACTGACCAGTGCGGCGTACCGCTTCCGTTCCCGCCCATTCGATTTGGTTTCAGTACCAACAACCTGTGAGCACTGTGCATCAGGTTGTTCACTGCGCACGGACTACCGTCGTGGTGAAATTACGCGGCGTTTGGCGTGGGAAAACCCTGAAGTCAACGAAGATTGGAACTGCGACAAGGGTCGTTTCGCATTCCCATACCTCACTGAAGGTCGCATCAGCACACCGTTGGTGCGCGAAAACGGTGAACTTCGCCCAGCATCATGGCCAGAAGCCATTGACGTTGCAGCTCGCGGGCTGACACAAGCTGGCGCATCAACTGGTGTGCTCACCGGTGGTCGCCTGACTCAAGAAGATGCATACGCATACGCAAAGTTTGCTCGCGCAATTCTTGGCACCGACAACATTGACTTCCGCGCACGTGCGACCTCAGCTGAAGAAACACAGTTGCTTCGTTCAACAATCGCGGGAACTCCAATCAAGGTTACTTATGACGCCCTTGAGTCGGCACCGTTTGTGCTGTTGGTTTCATTTGAACCTGAAGATGAGTCACCAATGGTCTTCTTGCGCTTGCGTAAGGCACACACCAAAGTGGCAAGTATTGGTGCAGTTGCAACTCGCGGCTTGAACAAAATGGGTGGCACTTTGATCACCGCTGCGCCTGGCGATGAAGCAGCAGCGCTTAACAATCTTTCCGCAGATCTCAAGCAGGCACTTACTCAACCTGGTGCTGTAATTCTGGTGGGCGAACGCATTGCAGCGAGCGAAGGTGCTGCATCTGCAGTTGCCAAGTTGGCGAGCGATACAGGTGCAGCCCTTGCTTGGGTTCCACGCCGAGCAGGGGAGCGCGGTGCACTTGATGCAGGTGCACTTGCAGGTTTGCTTCCAGGTGGCCGTCCACTCACAGATGCGTCAGCTCGCGCAGAAGTTTCTGCAGTGTGGGGTATTGATGCAGATGCACTGCCAAGTTCAGTTGGTCTTTCTGGTGACAGCATTCTGAACGCAGCTAGCCGCGAAACACTCTGGGCACTTGTTGTTGGTGGCGTTGATGCTGTGGATCTTCCTGAACCAGAAGTTACCGCCGCCGCTGTGCGCCGTGCTGGCTTCGTAGTTTCCCTTGATCATCACCACTCAGAGTTCACCCAATCTGCAGACGTCGTATTGCCGATTGCCTTGGTCACCGAGAAGGCTGGAACGTTTGTGGATTGGGAAGGCCGTCCACGTCCGTTTGGGCAGGTCTTTAAGGATGCTCTCGCAATGACTGATGCAACGGTGCTGGGAATGATCGCAAATGCGATCGGCAAACAAGCTGGTGCTTGGGATGTTGCCGGTATTCGTCGTGAAATTGCAGGCCTAGGTCACTGGAATGGGGCTCGTGAAGACGCACCTGCACTCCAGGGCAGTGCCAAGGATGTTGATGGATTCCGTTTGGCTTCATGGCGCGAATTGCTCGACGCAGGCGTGATGCAAGAAGGCGAACCATTCTTAGCGGCTACAGCTCGTGAAGTTGTCGCATTGGTATCCGCGAACTCGAGTGCCCAACTTGGTTCACCCGCAACGGTTACTGTTGCAGGTCCGTCAGGCTCCGTTGTGTTGCCACTTGTTATTGGCGATGTCATCGACAACGTGATCTTCGTGCCGATGAACTCAACCGATTGCTCCATTTACCGTGATCTTGGTGCTCGCATCGGATCTTCGGTTGCCGTAACTGCAGGAGGTGTCGCATGA
- the nuoH gene encoding NADH-quinone oxidoreductase subunit NuoH produces MTEGQWGWFGVDPWWIVIVKVLGIFVLLVLLTLFTIWWERRVVSRMQHRIGPNRVGPFGLLQSLMDGVKLALKEEIVPKGVHLAVYWIAPIISATMAFVAFAVIPFGPLVNMFGVETPLQLTDFPVSVLYVLAIASIGIYGIVLAGWASGSIYPLLGGLRSSAQMISYEIAMGLSFVAVFLYAGSMSTSEIVASQEPIWFAVILLPSFLIYVTAMVGETNRAPFDLPEAEGELVGGFHTEYSSMKFALFFLAEYINMVTVSALATTLFLGGWRAPWPISLWEASNTGYWPILWWLLKVQIFIFVFIWLRGTLPRLRYDQFMKFGWKVLIPVSIAWILIVATARVVRNDITMSNTQVLLIGGAIIVVLLIGSWLLQSRSDRKAAELEEAESKAQARPFDAMAGGYPVPPMPGQQVTLPTRRATSSVTTQEAIDG; encoded by the coding sequence ATGACCGAAGGCCAGTGGGGATGGTTTGGTGTAGATCCTTGGTGGATCGTCATCGTCAAAGTACTTGGCATCTTCGTACTCTTGGTGTTGCTCACGCTCTTTACTATTTGGTGGGAACGCCGCGTTGTATCGCGCATGCAACACCGCATCGGACCAAACCGGGTTGGCCCATTTGGTTTATTGCAATCCTTAATGGATGGCGTGAAGCTTGCACTCAAGGAAGAAATCGTTCCTAAGGGTGTTCACCTTGCCGTGTATTGGATCGCTCCAATCATTTCGGCGACAATGGCGTTCGTTGCATTTGCAGTGATTCCCTTCGGTCCGCTTGTGAATATGTTCGGTGTTGAGACTCCACTGCAGCTCACGGACTTCCCAGTTTCAGTTCTCTACGTGCTCGCAATTGCTTCGATTGGTATCTACGGCATTGTGCTTGCGGGTTGGGCCTCCGGTTCGATCTATCCGTTGCTTGGTGGATTGCGATCAAGTGCACAGATGATCTCTTATGAAATTGCGATGGGTCTGTCTTTCGTGGCGGTGTTCCTGTACGCAGGATCAATGTCGACTTCAGAGATCGTTGCTTCACAGGAGCCGATCTGGTTCGCCGTAATTTTGTTGCCATCGTTCTTGATCTACGTCACGGCCATGGTGGGCGAAACCAACCGTGCACCATTTGACCTTCCAGAAGCAGAAGGCGAACTCGTTGGTGGTTTCCACACGGAATACTCCTCCATGAAGTTCGCACTCTTCTTCTTGGCCGAATACATCAACATGGTGACCGTTTCCGCATTGGCAACCACACTCTTCCTTGGCGGCTGGCGTGCACCTTGGCCAATTTCACTTTGGGAAGCATCGAACACTGGTTACTGGCCAATTCTTTGGTGGCTACTCAAGGTTCAAATCTTTATCTTTGTCTTCATCTGGCTACGCGGCACGCTGCCTCGTTTGCGTTACGACCAGTTCATGAAGTTCGGCTGGAAGGTGCTTATTCCAGTATCGATCGCTTGGATCCTGATTGTCGCAACCGCACGCGTAGTGCGAAACGACATCACGATGAGTAACACACAGGTCTTGTTGATCGGCGGTGCCATCATTGTGGTGCTGCTCATTGGATCGTGGCTTTTGCAGTCCCGATCAGATCGCAAGGCCGCTGAACTTGAAGAAGCTGAAAGCAAGGCACAAGCTCGTCCGTTCGATGCGATGGCGGGCGGTTACCCCGTCCCACCAATGCCAGGACAGCAAGTGACCTTGCCAACGCGCCGCGCAACATCATCCGTTACTACGCAGGAGGCCATCGATGGCTGA
- the nuoI gene encoding NADH-quinone oxidoreductase subunit NuoI, giving the protein MAELPQAIRGFWVTFATMFKKVVTEQYPEDAHKYPPQPRFHGRHQLNRWADGLEKCVGCELCAWACPADAIYVEGASNTDEERFSPGERYGRVYQINYARCIFCGLCIEACPTRALTMTNEFELADNNRADLIYEKKDLLGPLLAGMVPAPHAMAEGTTEQDYYANRVKGPDLVEREANS; this is encoded by the coding sequence ATGGCTGAGCTGCCCCAAGCAATCCGGGGATTCTGGGTCACCTTCGCGACCATGTTCAAGAAGGTGGTCACTGAGCAGTACCCAGAAGATGCCCATAAGTACCCACCACAGCCACGTTTCCACGGCCGTCACCAACTCAACCGTTGGGCAGATGGTTTGGAAAAGTGTGTGGGTTGCGAACTGTGTGCCTGGGCTTGCCCGGCCGACGCGATCTATGTTGAAGGTGCATCAAACACTGATGAAGAGCGATTCTCACCAGGTGAGCGGTACGGGCGTGTGTACCAAATCAACTATGCGCGCTGCATCTTCTGTGGTCTATGCATTGAAGCCTGCCCAACGCGTGCGCTCACGATGACTAACGAATTCGAATTGGCCGACAACAATCGCGCAGATCTGATCTACGAAAAGAAGGATCTGCTCGGTCCGTTGTTGGCTGGCATGGTTCCTGCACCACACGCGATGGCAGAAGGCACCACAGAGCAGGACTACTACGCCAATCGTGTTAAGGGCCCTGACCTCGTTGAACGGGAGGCAAACTCGTGA
- a CDS encoding NADH-quinone oxidoreductase subunit J: MNTVNTGEAIVFWVCAVLSVLGAVGLITSRKAVHSALWMALTMISLAVLYIANNAPFLGMVQVIVYTGAVMMLFLFVLMVVGVDSSDSLIETIKGQRFLALLLGLLLIVIMVWGLGSSLAGLPAVGLDAANRVDGGNVQSIAHLIFTDYLVVFEVTSALLITAAMGAMVLAHREHWQPKPTQAQLSVARFKSDEHPGNRPSPGIYARHNAVDTPALLPDGTPTDASIPGALRARGEVAPVDINDGRAIEEADSL, encoded by the coding sequence GTGAACACAGTGAACACCGGCGAAGCCATTGTGTTTTGGGTGTGTGCAGTTCTGTCGGTTCTGGGAGCCGTAGGTTTGATCACTTCACGCAAGGCTGTGCACAGCGCGCTATGGATGGCATTGACCATGATTAGCCTCGCAGTGCTCTACATCGCGAACAACGCACCATTCCTGGGCATGGTCCAGGTGATCGTGTACACCGGCGCAGTCATGATGCTCTTTTTGTTCGTCCTCATGGTTGTTGGTGTGGATTCATCCGACTCACTCATTGAAACCATCAAGGGACAGCGGTTCTTGGCACTGCTTCTTGGCTTATTGCTGATCGTGATTATGGTCTGGGGTCTTGGCAGTTCACTTGCCGGTTTGCCAGCAGTTGGTCTTGATGCTGCAAATCGAGTTGATGGCGGCAACGTTCAGAGCATCGCTCACCTGATCTTCACTGATTACCTTGTGGTCTTCGAAGTGACGTCAGCACTCCTGATCACTGCGGCCATGGGTGCCATGGTGCTTGCACATCGCGAACACTGGCAGCCAAAGCCAACGCAGGCACAGTTGTCAGTCGCTCGCTTCAAGAGTGATGAGCACCCTGGAAACCGTCCAAGCCCAGGTATCTATGCACGCCACAACGCAGTAGATACGCCTGCATTGCTACCTGATGGAACACCAACAGATGCAAGCATCCCGGGCGCGTTACGCGCTCGCGGAGAAGTTGCGCCAGTGGACATTAATGACGGTCGCGCAATCGAGGAGGCCGATTC